The Argiope bruennichi chromosome 9, qqArgBrue1.1, whole genome shotgun sequence genome contains a region encoding:
- the LOC129983963 gene encoding acetylcholinesterase-1-like, giving the protein MKIKVLFILAITFGFAIGCHVYTPSGHIQGFMNDVHGDPLEVYLGIPFAEAPVGNLRFQKPKPVRPWKKTLDATKLPPACVQYTTYPFPWADSLPGKSEDCLYLNVYVTVDAENRSNLAVLFWVHGGGFTFGSSRLEVYDASALAVHGNVIVVTTNYRLGIFGFLTSGTEDAPGNVGMYDIVMALQWVNDNIESFGGDKNRITLFGESAGAMAISLLCTSPLTQGLFSKAILESGTSIFLKSNQLKPNLALTQRLAEAVGCASQVQTVENDPQSVVSCLRSKKAAHLARVLWSFNPTATASFFPQYGDDLIPRNFLDEMREGNFHKFPLLIGNTRDEGSFLVTTAEPEVFGFFGDKNPIINKTHAENMIRSIFGSFDDPEKYVKNYLGSVPGDDYDAINRQVYTAYGDSYILCETVYFAESYADRENDVYYYLFSHRPRNSVWSPWAGVAHTEEIQFVFGRPIRKPLLYEPAEVELSQKMIEIWTNFAKNGVPSESFDWPKYSKENPTFVHIDTDFKGDNYGTGPHLESCNIMRDYFGF; this is encoded by the exons ATGAAGATTAAAGTACTTTTCATATTAGCTATAACATTTGGATTTGCAATTGGTTGCCATGTGTACACACCTTCAGGGCACATTCAAGGCTTTATGAACGACGTCCATGGAGATCCTCTGGAGGTATATTTAGGCATACCTTTTGCGGAGGCTCCAGTTGGAAATCTAAGATTCCAAAAACCAAAACCTGTGAGGCCATGGAAAAAAACCTTGGATGCCACCAAGTTGCCACCAGCCTGTGTCCAGTATACGACATATCCTTTTCCTTGGGCTGACTCTCTGCCAGGCAAAAGTGAGGATTGTCTTTATCTGAATGTTTATGTCACTGTTGATGCCGAAAACCGAAGTAATTTGGCAGTTTTATTCTGGGTCCATGGAGGAGGATTCACTTTTGGATCCAGCCGGTTGGAAGTTTATGATGCGAGTGCACTGGCGGTCCATGGAAATGTAATTGTGGTTACCACCAATTATCGATTGGGCATTTTTGGATTTCTAACTTCTGGTACGGAAGATGCGCCAGGAAATGTTG gcATGTACGATATAGTGATGGCCCTGCAGTGGGTGAATGACAATATCGAGTCATTTGGCGGCGATAAGAACCGAATCACTTTGTTTGGCGAGAGTGCAGGAGCCATGGCCATCAGTTTGCTCTGTACTTCGCCACTCACTCAAGGTCTGTTCAGCAAAGCCATTTTGGAGAGTGGGACATCCATATTTCTGAAGTCCAACCAACTGAAACCTAATCTGGCACTCACTCAGCGCCTGGCCGAAGCCGTCGGTTGCGCGTCTCAAGTTCAAACGGTTGAGAATGATCCGCAATCTGTCGTTAGCTGCCTAAGAA GCAAAAAGGCCGCCCACCTTGCTCGTGTCCTTTGGTCATTTAATCCAACAGCAACGGCCTCCTTCTTCCCACAGTACGGAGATGACCTGATTCCCAGAAACTTCCTGGATGAAATGCGTGAGGGCAACTTTCACAAATTCCCCCTCCTGATCGGCAACACCAGAGACGAAGGATCATTCTTGGTTACCACAGCGGAACCTGAAGTATTCGGATTCTTTGGTGATAAGAATCCCATCATCAACAAAACTCACGCGGAGAACATGATTCGAAGTATTTTCGGCAGCTTTGATGATcctgaaaaatatgttaaaaactaTTTAGGTAGTGTACCAGGCGATGACTATGACGCTATCAATAGGCAAGTTTACACTGCATACGGGGACAGCTATATTTTGTGCGAGACAGTTTACTTTGCCGAGAGTTATGCTGATAGAGAGAATGATGTCTACTATTATTTGTTCTCTCATAGACCTAGGAACTCCGTCTGGTCACCTTGGGCGGGGGTGGCACACACTGAGGAGATCCAATTTGTCTTCGGGCGCCCAATAAGAAAGCCCCTGCTTTATGAACCTGCTGAGGTGGAACTGAGCCAGAAAATGATTGAAATCTGGACAAACTTTGCAAAAAATGG ggTCCCGAGCGAATCTTTTGATTGGCCAAAATACTCCAAGGAAAATCCCACTTTTGTTCATATCGATACAGACTTCAAGGGAGACAATTATGGAACTGGTCCTCATCTTGAAAGCTGCAATATTATGAGAGactattttggattttaa